Proteins from a genomic interval of Staphylococcus debuckii:
- a CDS encoding type I toxin-antitoxin system Fst family toxin has translation MQMIFLHIIAPVISGCVVAYFTYWLSSKRNK, from the coding sequence ATGCAAATGATTTTCTTACACATCATTGCGCCAGTCATCAGTGGCTGTGTAGTTGCGTACTTTACTTATTGGCTTAGTAGTAAACGTAATAAATAA
- a CDS encoding fructose bisphosphate aldolase has product MNQEQFDKIKNGKGFIAALDQSGGSTPKALKDYGVEENEYSNDEEMFNLVHEMRTRIITSPAFDGEKILGAILFEQTMDREVEGKYTGAYLADKGIVPFLKVDKGLAEETDGVQLMKPIPDLDKLLDRANERGIFGTKMRSNILENNKEAIEKVVKQQFEVAKEIISAGLVPIIEPEVNINAKDKEAIEANLAEAIKAELDNLKKDQYVMLKLTIPTKVNAYSELIEHPQVIRVVALSGGYSRDEANKILKQNDGLIASFSRALVSDLNVKQSDEEFNKNLQEAIDSIFDASVNKA; this is encoded by the coding sequence ATGAACCAAGAACAATTTGACAAAATTAAAAATGGTAAAGGATTTATCGCAGCATTAGACCAAAGCGGTGGTAGTACTCCGAAAGCGCTAAAAGATTATGGCGTTGAAGAAAACGAATACTCTAACGATGAAGAAATGTTCAACCTAGTACACGAAATGCGTACTCGTATCATTACTTCACCTGCATTTGATGGAGAAAAAATCTTAGGTGCGATTCTTTTCGAACAAACTATGGACCGTGAAGTTGAGGGCAAATACACTGGTGCATATTTAGCAGATAAAGGTATCGTTCCATTCTTGAAAGTCGACAAAGGTTTAGCTGAAGAAACTGACGGCGTTCAATTAATGAAACCTATTCCAGACTTAGACAAATTATTAGATCGTGCGAACGAACGTGGTATCTTCGGTACTAAAATGCGTTCTAATATCTTAGAAAATAATAAAGAAGCAATTGAAAAAGTTGTTAAACAACAATTCGAAGTTGCAAAAGAAATTATCTCAGCTGGTTTAGTACCAATTATCGAACCTGAAGTTAATATCAATGCTAAAGATAAAGAAGCGATCGAAGCTAACTTAGCTGAAGCAATCAAAGCTGAATTAGATAACTTGAAAAAAGATCAATATGTAATGTTGAAATTAACTATTCCAACTAAAGTAAATGCTTACAGTGAATTAATTGAACATCCACAAGTTATCCGTGTAGTTGCTTTATCAGGCGGTTACAGCCGTGACGAAGCAAACAAAATCTTGAAACAAAATGACGGATTAATCGCAAGCTTCTCTCGTGCATTAGTATCTGACTTGAACGTTAAACAATCAGATGAAGAATTTAATAAAAATTTACAAGAAGCAATCGATTCAATCTTCGATGCTTCAGTAAACAAAGCATAA
- a CDS encoding MauE/DoxX family redox-associated membrane protein, protein MKKILRFLIGGLFGTAGVMHFVAPDGFTNIVPKYLPLRKTAVYVTGVFEIIFGILLFWKRPCKWTKRAINAFLLAVFPANIYMARKKLPLGDQEVPKWGLYGRLPLQFVLMWIVKKL, encoded by the coding sequence GTGAAGAAAATTCTGAGATTTTTAATCGGCGGACTATTCGGCACAGCAGGAGTCATGCACTTTGTGGCACCAGACGGCTTCACAAATATCGTGCCCAAATATTTACCACTGCGCAAAACAGCAGTATACGTTACAGGCGTGTTCGAAATCATTTTCGGCATACTGCTATTTTGGAAACGACCATGCAAATGGACTAAACGCGCTATCAACGCATTCCTGCTAGCAGTCTTTCCAGCCAATATCTACATGGCACGCAAAAAATTACCACTAGGCGACCAAGAAGTTCCGAAATGGGGACTTTACGGTAGATTGCCATTACAATTCGTGCTTATGTGGATTGTGAAAAAACTATA
- a CDS encoding MOSC domain-containing protein, whose translation MYAYSKSHYEKWAAEYPAIQFEAGLNGENVSVIDMDETTVCIGDIYQIGEAIVQVSQPRRPCWKPGRRVRWIEWGNRIQATGRTGWYFRVLKEGNIQQHDVFQLIEQPCAEWTIVEMNDVLYHHTDNVKKLRELLASDYTPTSWKDEITQILNGETVDHTRRLYGPNIEY comes from the coding sequence TTGTATGCGTATAGTAAAAGTCATTATGAAAAGTGGGCAGCTGAATATCCTGCTATCCAGTTTGAAGCTGGGTTAAACGGGGAAAATGTTTCGGTCATTGATATGGATGAAACTACCGTTTGTATAGGTGACATTTATCAAATCGGAGAAGCAATTGTACAAGTTTCGCAACCTCGCAGACCATGTTGGAAGCCAGGGAGACGCGTACGCTGGATTGAATGGGGCAATCGTATTCAAGCAACAGGACGCACAGGGTGGTATTTCCGAGTATTAAAGGAAGGGAATATTCAGCAGCATGATGTTTTCCAATTAATAGAGCAGCCGTGTGCAGAGTGGACCATAGTAGAAATGAATGATGTCCTTTATCATCACACCGATAATGTGAAAAAGCTGCGTGAGTTGCTTGCAAGCGATTATACGCCGACTTCTTGGAAAGATGAAATTACACAAATTTTAAATGGGGAAACGGTAGATCATACGAGACGGTTGTATGGTCCGAATATTGAGTATTAA
- a CDS encoding zinc ribbon domain-containing protein — MPNYTYACPNHGEFTLNQSMNANHDSAVCPNCNTTSNRVFVPFHTYQLDSKLKKKIESGAEPKVVKRENLPLQQKQKTNPRPWMV; from the coding sequence ATGCCAAACTACACATACGCATGTCCAAATCACGGTGAATTTACGTTGAATCAGTCCATGAATGCAAACCACGACTCTGCAGTTTGCCCGAACTGCAACACAACTTCTAATCGAGTGTTTGTCCCTTTTCACACCTATCAACTCGATTCTAAGTTGAAAAAGAAAATAGAGTCTGGAGCTGAACCGAAAGTAGTGAAGCGAGAAAATCTTCCGCTTCAACAAAAGCAAAAAACAAACCCGAGACCGTGGATGGTATAA